The DNA segment TCAATTCGGATTCGGTGGTGGATTCGGCGGTGGACTTGGTGCGTTCGGCCCTTCGTTCGCAGCCACGTCCGCGCGGCAAGAACTGTATAACGTAAGTAGCTTGGGAAAATCATTGTCTGCAGTAGTAGCATAGTTGATGCAAGTTAACATCAAGCTCTTCAAGGTACCCACGGAATGTCAGCTGTAAATTTTCCAAAAGCGGCTAATCTAAAGATCCTCTTTAAAAAAAACgtagaaaagaaaatataagCGCTGAAGCAAATATCTCGAGGGTAAAGTGCGGTTAAGAACTCTTACACTGCGTAGACACTGCGTTACACATTTATGGTAGGGATTGATTTTTAGGTTCTAGATAGTCAATGGCTGAATTGGATATTTGCTTGAAAATTAGATATTTATTTGCACTGTGAAAAGATAGGCTTTGTATTCTTATCTGATTCATTAAACTTGAATTACGGAGCGGTACATGATGGCCTCCGGCCATCTTTGCGACAGCATCCCGATGGCTCATAAAAGCAGTGCACTAACTCTAAAATATCTGTGAAAGTTCACACCACCACATTTAAGAAGCTGGCTTAGCAGCTCTCAATGATGTATTGCTTATATATAATCATATGTTATTTCACTGCCACGATGTTTAAATACGCAGCCACCACAGCCTTACAGCTTCGGATACGACAACGCTGACGCGTACGGCACAAAATCCTTCCACAAGGAGCAAGGTGACGCATCGAATACGAAGACGGGCGCCTACGGGTACACCGACGCCAACGGCATCTTCCGACAGGTGAAGTACATCGCCGACGCCGGTGGTTTTCGTGCCAAGGTTGAAACCAACGAGCCTGGCACCGAGCCCGGAGCCAGCGCTGACGCAATCTACAAAGGGAGGCCGCTTCCTGCTGGCCAGCAATACCGCGTCATCGGTGGCTCCTCGCCTTACTCGGCGCCGTACACGAGTGCCTCTACGTACGGCTCCGGATACGGCAATCCTTGGTCTGGCTAGTCAGGCGTGTGATAATGTGACCCGTGTGCGAACATTTGCTGCAGCTTCGGTCATTCCTACACAGTCAAGAAAACAGGCACGAAAACACCACTAGGAAGTCGGTGTGCACAGTGCAACGAGTCAACAAGTGAATAAACTTTGGAATGCATGAGATTCATGTGTCGCCAGTTATTTCTCTAATTAAGATTTTCATTGCTAACCAGTATGTCAGACTCACTATGATCAGCTAATGATAACCCCACATCAAATTCCTGGACGAACGCTCCTCCTAGTTTTCTacagtcacccctggcttgcgcTAGCTGACTGCGTCTTATGCCTGCGCACTTCTCAATTTTATCGCACCACATGATTCTCTGCGGtcttcaactgcgcttcccttcccgtgAGACTCATTCTATAACTATTAGAGTACCGCTTACTTGCCCTATGCCCTACAGCTCCTGCCCAGCTTCGTGTTTTCCTgttgatgtcaactagaataagGGACACCTCTATGTGCTTTAGTATGACCGAAACCGCCGTCTTCCTTTCTCATATAATTACATCTAGCATTTTCCGATCTATCAAACGTTGCGCTGCTGCTAGCTTCTGCTCATGCTTGTTTCTTAGCTTCCATGTTTCTGCCCAATACATATGTTATTACCGGTAAGATTCAAAGACTGTGCACTTTTCTTATAAGTGGTAGCGGTAAGCTGCCCTTCATAATTTGATAAGACTGCCGCATGCACTTCACCCCCCTATCTTTATTCTTCGGTAagtttcattctcatgatcaaggtctcCTGCAAGCAATTGAACAAGATAAACGCAATCTTGGTCGCATTTTAAAGATTTAATTCCAGTCAGGAATTTTTATTCTCTCGACAAGCTATTGAGCATTAGTTTTGTCTCCATGATAAACATTTCAATGTTACTCTTACGCTTTCTCGGGTAAGGTCCTCAGTGGTTTGTTGGGATTCATCGCAGTCGTTGCTGAAAAGCGCAATGTCATCTCCAGACCTTAAATTCATAAGATATTGGCCATCGATCCTGACTTCTCATTATGCCCAGTGAACACTTTATTCCTTGAATAGTTCATCCAAGCATACTGTGAAATGCATTCGAGCGATTGTGTGTCGTCCGTGACCCCTTTTTTGATCCATATTTTGTTGCATAGAAAATTAAAGTGGCTGCTGCGTTTATATAGATATTTTGTAAGGTATTCAGGTATGCTTCCTGTAATTCTTGACTACGCAACTGGGATGCGTCGCAGAAAAAGGACGCTCGCTTATAATTCGTTCCTCCCATTTTTGTTTTGTCGAGTGCTTGAAACAAGAAGTTGTGATGCGTGGAAGGGAGTATAAATATAGAGCAGCTGTTTTCATAAACTAGCACTCTATGTACGCGCGTAGTAGTGCGAAAGCTTGATATTTGGCAATCGACATGCCTGCTGGTGATGGAGAAATGCTGATTacaaacgagtagcgaagtgagACATCATAGGCATATCTGGTGTTCTTACGTGTGGATGAAGTAGCGGACCGAAACAAGCGAATGAGGACCAATGTGACGACCCCGCCGCTCTTTGGGCGTTTAGGAAAGGTCTTCGCACTGCGAGTTCGCGGCCACTTCCCCAGATGTCGCTGCACTAGAGAAGCAGGGTAGAGTGCTTTGCATATGGGTTCATGCTGTTGGCACAAATAACCGTAAGGCAGCTGGATGAATATGCCTGACGTAGTTGGGATGGTGGTGGCTATTTTTTGACAAGAATAGATAAGTGCATACACACTTCTGTAACAGTAATTACGAGGCCCATAAGCCATTGCGAGCGGCGTTCTGGTGGTGTCAGCAAGGGATTTCACGTTGACTTGTCCTACGCCCGTATGCAGAATCATACTTTTATTGCTAACCTAGTCATTCGTGACAAGCATACAAATCTGCAGCTCACAGATTCTCACGTATTTTTTCGGCCTGTATATAAGTGGTTTATCCGCGTGGGCAAATAAAAACGTTATATCTCCGTTTTATAAAAATGTGCCTCTTGCAGGAAGACAGGCGAACCACTACCTCATCACTCATTCAAAATATTTGAGGCACATTACAATACAATCTATACCGGTTCCGCACCGAAGAGAGTCCCTGTACCTCCATGAAATAAAAATGCATCCACTAAGTCGCATTGCAAATTTAAGCAGTACCAAAAGTTTTGTTTCTTTCGCCGGCTCCCTGTGTATATATTGACATAAAGCTATTTCCTATTGAAAAAGCGGCAAAAAATTTATTATGTGTTTACGCTTAACGAACAGGTACGCCAAGCTTAACTTAATTGTACTAAATTATGTATAGTCGAGTAGCAAGAACAGCGCTCTACAGGTGAGGCACCACGTAACAAATATTAGGCACAGAGCATTTAAGCAAAGTGCATTCGTATGGTGACATGTTCCGCAATTCGTTCTACATGCTTTTGGGTACACGAACTACGACGAATATTGCGTGTGCGTACTTCACTTTAGCGTTCTTTCGCAACAGCAGAATAATACTGACACTTTCTTTCTACACGTATAAGCTAGAAACATTGAGCATATTGCGTGATGTGTCACTTTTTATGCCCTGTTCGAGAACTTTGAGTGCGAGCGATGAGCAGCATGTGGACACCACGTCAACTTCGTTCGTTGCAGATGTGGGAGGGATGCCAGCGACGCTCATAAACTGCTGCATGCTACGCAACAACGAAATCACTGATTGTTGCTTCCGTCAAGTTTCCGTAGCTCGATAGAGCCACCtcgctctcttttcttttccgcACACTATGCGATAGCACTTCTATGTACTGGAAAACGGgatacttattttatttatttttaatatttttatttatcaatactgtaagCCTTCAAAGGCTCTTACAGAAGTGAACATACAAACAGTACAGGCGTAGCGCTTTGTTATACATTGGATTTGCAGCAAattcaaacaaaaaagcaatggttACAATCGACGCGCCATGTCAGCAATAGGTAaatacaaggaaacaaaaacaacataTTCATTGCGCACGTCATGTAGAGTGTAAGAAGCAGTTAATACAGGAAAAAATGGATTTGGGTGTTCCGTGTAAAGTACAAACAGAATCAAGTGTAATGTATATTATCATACCATCCTATGGACGAACGTGTGCAAGAACCAAGGGCAGAGAAGTACGAAGAACATACCGACACCGGCGTCTGAAAGAAGTTGGGGCAGGGCAATACGTCATTCATAATGTTTGAGGAACGCTCAGCCAAGTGGACCACAGAGCGGTCATCATTCCGATGATGACTCGAAGTGCAATTCGAGTGTCGACACGAATGAATGCACTGATTGTGAACAAATGATGTCACTTGGCAGGGCATTCCACAGATCTATTGTAGAAGGAAAAAATTAGTATTTTAGTGTGCTGCAACGCGAAAAGAATGGTCTAATACATTTATCATGGTTAGTTCGACTGGAGTGACGTCCGGGTGGCACCAAGTGGAAGGATTTTGTTAAGTTTACCAGGTCGTGGTAAAGAAGGTAAAGGAACTTGAAACAGGCCGGTCTCCTCCGACCAGCAGGTGTCGTATGCCTACTTGTGTGCGAAGCGCAGTTACCGTTCTCGTACCTTGAATACTTTGTGTATATGAATCGGAGCGCCCTGATTTGGATCTTTTCTAATGCCAAGTTAAAATACTTTTGATGCGGGTTCCATACTATGCTGCCGTGTTCTAATATTCGCCTAACCAGAGTTTTATAAGCAGTTAATTGCaccgagggggagggggggggctgtcGCTAGCTTTCTTCGTAACAATCCGAGTTGTTTGAACCCGCGCGCAATCGTTATTGATATGCACGTCCAATTTCAGCGATGTTGTTATTGTGACCCATAGATATTTGACTGAGTTTACTCGTTCCAAGGAAGTATTACTTAGCTTATATGTGAAATTTAAGGGCTCTTCCTTACGTGTTAATGTCATACACCTAGTTTTCTGTGCGTTAATTTGCATGCCCCATTTTTCGCACCAGGTAACGATGTTTCGTAGAGACGTATTAAGTTTTGTCTGTTCGTCGACTGTCTTAAAGTTGTGTATAtgacacagtcgtccgcaaaaagCCTTATTTTAACCCCCGGTTTCATACATGTATACAAGTCGttaatatacaaaagaaacagaGTTGGCCCCAGAACCGATCCCTGTGGCACGCCCGAAAGAACATCAAGATAGTCCGATTCAGTATTTTTTAGGCAAACAAACTGGGACCGATTCGAGAGGTCGCCTTCCATCCATGAAATTGGATTAATACCAACTGATTTGAGTTTGAAAATTAGTAAACTGTGTGGAACgcagtcgaatgccttcgaaaaatccaCAAAAATTGAGTCATCTTGCAGTCTTGAATCGACTGCTACAGCAAAGTCGTGTATAATTTCTGAAAGTTGAGTTACAGTTGAACGCCCTTGCCGGAAGCCGCGTTGTCTTAAGTATAATAGGTTATTTTCTTCCAGATAAGTTACGATAGCTTTATTTattatatgttccattagtttgcaaGATGTGCTGGTTAGGGATATTGGCCTGTATGTGTCAAGAAGCTGCTTGTTCCCACCTTTGTGAATTGGCACGACCTTTGTGCGCAGCCAATCCGCGGGAAGCACTGCCCTTTCGAGTGATGCACTGAAAATTGTATGCAGGAAGGGCGACAACTGACCCGCGTATCGCTTGAGAAAAGTCCTTGATAAATTATCAAGGCCAGGCGATTCTTTAACGTCTATCTGCAGCAGCAAATTCAAAATGCCGGACTCTGTTATCAGGATTTCAGGCATTGTAGAGTCGTACTCTGATAAGGGCATATTAGGGATGGGGGCACGGGACGATACCgactgaaaatatgtattcaATGAGTTAGAGATGTGTTCGACTGCGGTTTTCATGTGTGCTGGCCCATTTTAACAGGCCGCCACATTACGTATCTCCCTAGTGATTTAGGTAGTGTTCATATTCGCAATTCATTCGGTGATTGATCGAGCGACCAGGGTGTCGCACAATACGATGGGACACCCTGAAACGGCGTGCACTgcgtgttccttgtgtttggtaCGTGGCCATCTTAGGTGCTCGGCGTGCCTGCACTGTCGGAGTCCTTGCGGTACGCGCCTGATAGAGCCACTTCTGCCGGAGCAGGTGTCGCACATCAATGTGAACGAGCTTGCTGAACAGCCAAGAACACGAAAGTAGGAGACAAGGATTTATTGGAGGAAAACTGTGAGAAAAGTGAGACAAATGAAAACAGGAAGAAACTGCGAAGTATAAGTAATAGAGAATACCCGAAAATGAATTATGTAATTATAAGCGATCTTTACACAAATATACGCGCATAAAACGTGTTCCAAGTACCCAGATAAGGAAAAAGAAGTACGAACCCTTCCCCTATTGAAAAATGGGGATAAGCGCAGCTTGTCCTCCGTGTGCCCGACCTTCGTCATgtttaagtaacccacaggtaacggtgccggattgcttcggcgtTCCGCTCCGTCAGGTCGGAATGTTCTcattgctgtcggattgcctgggctcgggcggctctaaagACGCGTTTATTGGTCCAACGTTATCCAGCGTCAGCGTCATTAGACTCCGGGTGCGTCGGAGCGCTTTCCCCGCATCCGGTAACGTTGGCGGTGcaagtgcgtcgaaccatcggtcgaactacaGAAgatgttgttctcgccaacgtgacgtaacatgTGCGCACGTTCACGCTACATCTACGGCTACGTAGTGTGACGTAGCCGATGGCGAGTCCTCTGGCGGGCGAGTTCTCGGCGTCACTTGTCAAACGCTGCCCATTCCTCGTGAGAACGCACAACGCATGGCCGACCCATCCGTTTTCCGACAATGAACTTAACGGAACCGAAGCCTCCGCAGAACGCGATATACCATTTTCTGCCAGTTctctccccggcggaagcgataCTTCTCTCATTGGTTACGCGCGTGGTGTGGGCGTACGCccatgcagctggaatccttgctaatgactcgcggtgcggcgccggcgcagctgtgaACTCATCAAACCAC comes from the Dermacentor variabilis isolate Ectoservices chromosome 2, ASM5094787v1, whole genome shotgun sequence genome and includes:
- the LOC142571134 gene encoding cuticle protein 10.9-like; this translates as FGPSFAATSARQELYNPPQPYSFGYDNADAYGTKSFHKEQGDASNTKTGAYGYTDANGIFRQVKYIADAGGFRAKVETNEPGTEPGASADAIYKGRPLPAGQQYRVIGGSSPYSAPYTSASTYGSGYGNPWSG